A genomic segment from Cervus elaphus chromosome 14, mCerEla1.1, whole genome shotgun sequence encodes:
- the LOC122707483 gene encoding uncharacterized protein LOC122707483, translated as MAFEIYGALLAKVRRGVFVFPLRHQVLNLLVPLILHLEDANGRVAQIARPTLCHLATLLGWSKLRATFAEKDVWTVLSALRHSSESRESGPRSPGSLGGFRGAGAAGGLRIGAGPGRGRAGPGRVGAAGAAAPLPQLQQEAGRALWFLKQSVLLFRSPQVPIRRAAVWFAGQIIQTLGAEEAGEAEEARAALRHMRADLDPTVSCLATQTSYVLAAKEETWVASSTSCFCPRRPRKACF; from the exons ATGGCCTTTGAGATCTACGGGGCCCTCCTGGCCAAGGTCAGGAGGGGAGTCTTTGTCTTCCCCTTGAGGCACCAGGTCCTCAACCTGCTCGTCCCCCTCATACTCCACCTGGAGGATGCAAACGGCAGAGTAGCCCAG ATCGCCCGGCCCACCCTCTGCCACCTGGCCACCTTGCTGGGCTGGTCAAAGCTCAGGGCGACTTTCGCTGAGAAAGACGTGTGGACCGTCCTCAGCGCCCTG CGGCACAGTAGCGAGTCCAGGGAAAGTGGGCCCCGGAGCCCGGGCAGTCTGGGGGGCTTTCGTGGAGCAGGAGCTGCGGGCGGGTTGCGGAT TGGAGCCGgaccggggcggggccgggccggtCCGGGTCGGGTCGGGGCGGCAGGAGCAGCGGCGCCTCTCCCGCAGCTGCAGCAGGAGGCGGGCCGAGCCCTCTGGTTCCTGAAGCAGAGCGTGCTGCTCTTCAGGAGCCCGCAGGTCCCCATCCGCCGGGCCGCCGTGTGGTTCGCAG GCCAGATCATCCAGACCCTGGGCGCGGAGGAGGCCGGGGAGGCTGAGGAGGCCCGTGCAG CCCTGAGACACATGCGGGCAGACCTGGACCCCACGGTCAGCTGCCTCGCCACGCAGACCTCCTACGTCCTGGCGGCCAAGGAGGAGACGTGGGTCGCCAGCTCCACCTCCTGCTTCTGCCCCAGGCGGCCGCGGAAAGCCTGCTTCTGA